The Drosophila biarmipes strain raj3 chromosome 2L, RU_DBia_V1.1, whole genome shotgun sequence genome has a window encoding:
- the LOC108027785 gene encoding uncharacterized protein LOC108027785, translated as MGARSRTLQLAFLALIALGQWHTIAAGPVTNEELRGTIQSLIYSYNQLDNKLERHEHRERALGELLKKALQSLQKGQKSLEPINGIFGRLDERVSQIETMLITQEEKYNAQSDRFNQATDHMFKWMRENDECFKRPPVTANLIAPPAAPAIPKEFLEEQRRFNAKLLEEIQDLKASNQKAADQSQKNFESLPKGAELLSQIEAKLQEHSATVTTAAPPKNNEFEAQLLERLNSLGGKVTELSETVQRPAAPVGLNENDRAYIQELNNDTLNALAQLKSESAAVQKSAATETTERLQQTEVNIQADVRQLSTDVGILNKYFASTNESNAKLNEGLEALSKFNNIMMTNSQVVLDTQRKVDFGTLNVVQRVGKLLEEEVAKLSELLKERFASLDGTVVSTQQEANKNISALLETELNQVWHRIEIMASEIGQSREMLGVIQSASDGYINSTLATMMGLGSKVQETKKHMIDMDENLNFLLGKLALMSSEFANIKKGLAESLEDLRNSFHVLHERMPTGPGPHNIDKNKYLTDVNLLSKRHAEPERE; from the exons ATGGGTGCAAGAAGTCGGACACTGCAATTGGCGTTCCTAGCTCTAATTGCGCTCGGGCAGTGGCACACCATTGCAGCGGGCCCAGTCAC CAACGAGGAGCTGCGTGGAACCATCCAGTCGCTGATCTACTCCTACAACCAGCTGGACAACAAGCTGGAGCGTCACGAGCATAGGGAGCGCGCCTTGGGCGAGCTGCTGAAGAAGGCCCTGCAATCCCTGCAGAAGGGCCAGAAGAGCCTGGAGCCCATTAATGGGATTTTCGGGCGTCTGGATGAGAGGGTCAGCCAAATAGAGACCATGCTGATTACG CAAGAGGAGAAGTACAACGCGCAGTCGGATCGCTTTAACCAGGCCACGGATCACATGTTCAAGTGGATGAGGGAGAACGACGAGTGCTTCAAGAGACCACCGGTTACTGCCAACCTGATTGCTCCACCTGCCGCGCCCGCCATTCCCAAAGAGTTCCTGGAGGAGCAAAGGCGCTTCAACGCAAAGCTGCTGGAGGAGATCCAAGATCTGAAGGCAAGCAACCAGAAGGCAGCCGACCAATCGCAGAAGAATTTCGAAAGTCTGCCCAAGGGAGCGGAGTTGCTGTCCCAGATCGAGGCCAAGTTGCAGGAGCACTCCGCCACTGTCACCACGGCAGCTCCGCCAAAGAACAATGAGTTCGAGGCCCAACTCCTGGAGCGACTGAATTCGCTGGGCGGGAAGGTCACGGAGTTGAGTGAAACTGTTCAACGGCCGGCTGCTCCAGTTGGCCTCAACGAGAACGATCGGGCCTACATCCAGGAACTGAATAACGACACTTTGAATGCCCTGGCACAACTTAAGAGCGAGTCGGCGGCAGTTCAGAAATCAG CCGCAACGGAGACCACGGAGCGACTGCAGCAGACGGAGGTCAATATCCAGGCGGACGTGCGCCAGCTCTCCACGGACGTGGGCATCCTCAACAAGTACTTCGCCTCGACGAACGAGAGCAACGCCAAGCTGAACGAGGGGCTGGAGGCCCTGAGCAAGTTCAACAACATCATGATGACCAACTCGCAGGTGGTTCTGGACACACAGCGCAAGGTGGACTTTGGCACACTCAATGTGGTGCAGCGGGTGGGCAAACTgttggaggaggaggtggccaaGTTGAGCGAGCTGCTGAAGGAGCGCTTCGCCTCGCTGGACGGAACGGTGGTGAGCACCCAGCAGGAGGCGAACAAGAACATCAGCGCACTGCTGGAGACCGAGCTGAACCAGGTGTGGCACCGCATCGAGATCATGGCCAGCGAGATCGGCCAGAGCAGGGAGATGCTCGGAGTGATCCAGTCCGCATCCGATGGCTACATCAACAGCACCCTGGCCACGATGATGGGGCTGGGCAGCAAGGTGCAGGAGACCAAGAAGCACATGATCGACATGGACGAGAACCTCAACTTCCTGCTGGGCAAGCTGGCACTGATGTCCAGCGAGTTCGCCAACATCAAGAAGGGCCTGGCCGAATCGCTCGAGGATCTGCGCAACTCCTTCCATGTGCTGCACGAGCGGATGCCCACGGGCCCGGGTCCCCACAACATCGACAAGAACAAGTACCTCACCGATGTCAATCTCCTGTCCAAGCGCCATGCTGAGCCTGAAAGGGAGTAG
- the LOC108027890 gene encoding phospholipase A-2-activating protein — MEPSLDNYKLSCELLGHSLDVRAVAAGGATPEGGQVILSGSRDKSTKIWKPTGNEYLESLTLQDHKNFISYIYYLESEQWICTASNDATICIYKQDGFVPLLTLKGHGSTVCALSEGLEPRSLISGSWDKTARVWSIGEAGDVTFITLEGHEAAVWAVATLKEQGKYVTGGADKNIYYWNAKGEKLRLLKGHTDCVRGLIGLEANTLLSCGNDAVLRFWNEDGECVRQLSGHSNYIYSMDRNRALGDQVVVSCGEDSTLRMWNVITGDELGAPIIHPAISVWSVACLNNGDIVTGCSDGVVRVFSQVPARQASEGLLKAFDLAVATRKSQINEEIGGIKKTDLPGPEALLANGTREGQTKMVRHPDGSVKCYSWELGNWNLVGDVSGASGGTQASSGKKLHEGKEYDYVFNVDISDTEPPIKLPYNRGEDPWQAAQSFIHRNNLPQAYLDQVANFIVKNSGSAPVLVEQAPTGYQDPFTGGSRYVPGSSNTNVRSGGNVDPFTGASSYSTASSNTQSQVNVNFVRPGDKHFPVSSYRTFDTCDAKKVLEKMKEFNNKLTPADGRVGDEVLLAVIKLTEQTPELDLTSLEALSILLKWPAAMLFPVLDILRLAVRNEPIFTVLNNSHNFLGIVIPQLSGSAANQLMVVRCLANSLSHTSGRQQVESHLAEIIDLVGAIKTGSANLQIAVATFYLNLTIAQTVNVTKSEVCHVVTSGVVELLKWAKDLEACYRSMQAIGNLTTTSCGQETIAQVVSVDYVMDKLRELTNTPQGENFSKVNSVGHALLAAF, encoded by the exons ATGGAGCCATCGTTGGACAACTACAAGCTGAGCTGCGAGCTCCTGGGCCACAGCCTGGATGTGCGGGCAGTGGCGGCGGGAGGAGCCACTCCGGAAGGCGGCCAGGTTATTCTGTCTGGGTCCAGGGACAAGAGCACCAAGATCTGGAAGCCCACTGG AAATGAGTACTTGGAGAGCCTGACCCTGCAGGACCACAAAAACTTCATCTCGTACATCTACTACCTGGAGTCGGAGCAGTGGATCTGCACAGCCAGCAATGATGCCACCATCTGCATTTACAAGCAGGATGGCTTTGTGCCTTTGCTCACCCTCAAGGGCCACGGCTCCACGGTGTGCGCCCTCTCGGAGGGACTGGAGCCTCGCAGCCTTATCAGCGGCAGTTGGGACAAAACAGCTCGGGTGTGGAGCATCGGCGAGGCGGGTGATGTGACCTTCATTACTTTGGAGGGCCACGAGGCGGCTGTTTGGGCAGTGGCCACCTTGAAGGAGCAGGGAAAGTATGTGACCGGTGGAGCCGACAAGAACATCTACTACTGGAACGCAAAGGGCGAAAAGCTGCGCCTGCTCAAGGGACACACGGACTGCGTGAGGGGCCTCATCGGTCTGGAGGCCAACACGCTGCTCTCGTGCGGCAACGATGCTGTTCTGCGGTTTTGGAACGAGGATGGCGAGTGCGTCCGCCAGTTGAGCGGCCACTCCAACTATATATATTCGATGGACCGGAACCGGGCTCTGGGCGATCAAGTGGTCGTCTCCTGCGGCGAGGATAGCACGCTGCGCATGTGGAATGTGATCACCGGCGATGAGCTGGGCGCTCCCATCATCCATCCCGCCATTTCGGTGTGGTCTGTGGCCTGTCTGAACAACGGCGACATAGTCACCGGCTGCAGCGATGGCGTGGTGAGGGTATTCAGCCAGGTTCCGGCTCGGCAAGCCAGTGAGGGACTTCTGAAAGCCTTCGACTTGGCTGTGGCCACCAGGAAGTCGCAGATCAACGAGGAGATTGGAGGTATCAAGAAAACAGA CCTTCCAGGTCCCGAGGCTCTTCTGGCCAATGGAACCCGGGAGGGACAAACAAAGATGGTGCGTCATCCTGATGGATCCGTAAAGTGCTACAGCTGGGAGCTGGGCAATTGGAATCTGGTTGGCGATGTAAGTGGTGCCTCTGGCGGAACCCAGGCGAGCTCCGGCAAGAAACTGCACGAGGGCAAGGAGTACGACTATGTGTTCAACGTGGACATTTCCGACACGGAGCCACCCATCAAGCTGCCTTACAACCGGGGCGAGGATCCCTGGCAGGCGGCCCAGTCCTTTATCCATCGTAATAACCTGCCGCAGGCCTACCTCGATCAGGTGGCCAACTTTATAGTGAAGAACTCGGGAAGTGCGCCCGTGTTGGTGGAGCAAGCGCCAACTGGCTATCAGGATCCCTTCACCGGCGGCTCCCGCTATGTTCCCGGGTCGAGCAACACCAATGTGCGAAGTGGCGGCAATGTGGACCCTTTTACAGGCGCATCAAGCTACTCCACAGCCAGTAGCAACACCCAGTCGCAGGTGAATGTGAACTTTGTGCGACCCGGTGATAAGCACTTTCCAGTGAGCAGCTACCGCACCTTTGACACATGTGATGCGAAGAAGGTGCTGGAGAAGATGAA AGAGTTTAACAACAAGCTAACGCCTGCCGACGGTCGAGTTGGAGACGAAGTCCTGCTGGCTGTAATCAAACTAACCGAGCAAACACCGGAGCTTGACTTGACCTCTCTGGAAGCTCTTAGTATCCTGCTGAAGTGGCCAGCGGCCATGCTCTTCCCCGTGTTGGATATTCTTCGGTTGGCCGTGCGGAATGAGCCCATCTTCACTGTCCTCAACAACAGCCACAATTTCCTAGGGATCGTGATCCCCCAATTGAGTGGTTCAGCGGCCAATCAGCTCATGGTAGTTCGTTGCCTGGCCAATAGCTTGAGTCACACCTCTGGACGGCAGCAGGTGGAGTCCCATTTGGCGGAGATCATCGACCTTGTGGGAGCCATCAAGACGGGCAGCGCCAACCTGCAGATTGCAGTGGCCACCTTCTATTTGAACCTTACAATCGCCCAGACCGTGAACGTGACCAAATCAGAGGTGTGTCACGTGGTTACCTCCGGTGTGGTGGAGCTGCTTAAGTGGGCCAAGGATTTGGAGGCGTGCTACCGTTCCATGCAGGCCATCGGCAACCTGACCACCACTTCCTGCGGACAGGAGACCATCGCCCAGGTGGTGTCTGTCGACTATGTGATGGACAAACTGCGGGAGCTGACCAACACCCCGCAGGGCGAGAACTTCAGCAAAGTGAACTCGGTGGGCCACGCCCTGCTGGCTGCGTTCTAG
- the LOC108027786 gene encoding dehydrodolichyl diphosphate synthase complex subunit NUS1, translating to MIEVLCLLLGKILLLLVGGYELVWRLRERLNALVVRWSYDLWRSAAARELHERRVLADCRSQLTKTPQHLVLVISPMDAGVDAVLVRKIFDFALDVGIKHVSLYDRRSKDKGYVELAEVCRSTSEEQGSCFKWPPVPSASKAESQHKNGQKTNGYVNGANGSQSPQVQLYQISASDGHALIADVCRELYEGRETPAVQNLLQQKREALTEQISGMLNKRLGFEAPEPDLGIIFARQTCTYGLLPWHVRFTEFHTHPSGRHFDVETFANILCKYSRCEQRWGT from the exons ATGATCGAGGTGCTGTGCCTGCTGCTGGGCAAgatcctgctgctcctggtcgGCGGCTACGAGCTGGTTTGGCGGCTGCGAGAGCGCCTGAATGCACTGGTGGTCAGGTGGTCATATGACCTTTGGCGCAGCGCAGCGGCACGTGAGCTGCACGAGCGGCGCGTGCTCGCCGACTGCCGCTCCCAGTTGACCAAGACGCCGCAGCATCTGGTGCTGGTCATCTCGCCCATGGACGCCGGCGTGGATGCGGTGCTCGTGAGGAAGATCTTTGACTTTGCCCTGGACGTGGGCATCAAGCATGTCAGCTTGTATGACAGGCGCTCAAAAGACAAGGGCTACGTGGAGCTGGCCGAGGTCTGCAGGTCAACCAGCGAGGAACAGGGCAGCTGCTTTAAGTGGCCACCTGTTCCGAGTGCCAGCAAAGCGGAGAGTCAGCACAAGAACGGACAAAAAACAAATGGTTATGTGAACGGGGCCAACGGCTCACAGTCCCCTCAAGTGCAG CTCTATCAAATCAGCGCCTCCGACGGCCATGCCCTAATCGCCGACGTCTGCCGGGAGTTGTACGAGGGCAGGGAGACGCCAGCGGTGCAAAATCTGCTCCAGCAAAAGCGCGAAGCGCTCACCGAGCAGATCAGCGGCATGCTGAACAAGCGACTGGGTTTCGAGGCCCCGGAACCCGACTTGGGCATCATCTTCGCCCGGCAGACGTGCACATACGGCCTGCTGCCGTGGCATGTGCGCTTCACCGAGTTCCACACGCACCCCAGCGGACGCCACTTCGACGTGGAGACGTTTGCCAACATCCTGTGCAAGTACTCGCGTTGCGAACAACGATGGGGCACGTAA
- the LOC108027943 gene encoding uncharacterized protein LOC108027943, which translates to MKKVLLTKSQHIQPVVAGGSDLLLTRQAALVRVSVPAALGSTTYIQRKSFQPVYEDIFKLLMRIPDKALVQRVIDAMNGHNNSDKIAISYQGKQCSCGAQKVDASTQTETEPEEGKLKSTESKPAIKNESSESTGNTTTTQESSSSTPVEPAKEPIKVPKKRGRKRNTCVPQVVKRSAAEMALQEREEKQLTPVVTKKRKQEVSNSSKSGEDPYSKATPQRRQSGFSDISLDLDEITRVENYINGSSKDRILCIMANEFKKARIVSEEGLLPIHDEILKGDIYGVKRQMFVCHHANVNINELVSSDGEDCLELALTHDSGPEIVSLILGAGCLTDHLYENSNTALHLAVINNINIESIRLLMRRIDLNSLLLTNDDGYTVLHLAVRNNQFLVAEAILDIIDERELGETVYRRTQEAQNANESDEKAFARYYDRACERLELSKAKLKNRRHKLEVINASEAKGGNSPLFFAVEGEQEHICYFLLAHLADPDVENLSWHSPKSFHYEYARTLRINLKVARVMEKVVSILNT; encoded by the exons ATGAAGAAAGTGCTATTAACGAAATCGCAGCACATCCAGCCAGTTGTCGCTGGGGGATCGGATCTTCTGCTGACCAGACAAGCAGCTCTCGTTCGGGTTTCCGTGCCCGCCGCACTGGGCAGCACCACCTACATCCAGCGCAAGTCCTTCCAGCCCGTGTACGAGGACATCTTCAAGTTACTCATGCGAATTCCCGATAAAGCCCTCGTCCAACGGGTGATCGACGCAATGAACGGGCATAACAATAGCGATAAGATCGCTATCTCCTATCAGGGTAAACAATGCTCGTGTGGGGCCCAAAAAGTGGATGCCTCGACGCAAACTGAAACGGAACCCGAGGAAGGAAAGCTAAAATCAACAGAATCAAAGCCTGCCATCAAGAATGAATCGTCAGAATCTACGGGGAACACCACTACAACTCAGGAGAGTTCAAGTTCCACACCTGTGGAACCAGCTAAAGAGCCCATAAAAGTTCCTAAAAAGCGCGGAAGAAAGCGCAATACCTGCGTGCCACAGGTGGTCAAGAGGTCAGCGGCTGAAATGGCTCTCCAGGAGCGGGAGGAAAAGCAGCTGACACCCGTGGTCACCAAGAAGAGAAAACAAGAGGTTTCA AATTCCTCAAAATCGGGGGAAGACCCATATTCGAAAGCAACACCTCAGCGTCGTCAGTCCGGTTTCTCGGATATATCCCTAGATTTAGACGAAATCACCCGGGTAGAGAACTATATTAATGGCAGCAGTAAGGACCGGATTCTATGCATAATGGCCAATGAATTCAAAAAGGCACGCATTGTGTCCGAAGAAGGATTGCT ACCCATCCACGATGAAATACTAAAGGGAGATATTTACGGCGTAAAGCGTCAGATGTTCGTCTGCCATCACGCCAACGTGAACATCAACGAGCTGGTCAGCTCCGATGGAGAAGATTGCCTGGAACTCGCCCTGACGCACGATTCCGGCCCTGAGATAGTATCGCTTATTTTGGGGGCTGGCTGCCTGACGGATCACCTCTATGAGAACTCAAATACAGCTCTCCACCTGGCGGTgataaacaatataaatatcGAGTCGATTAGGTTACTGATGCGCCGCATCGATCTGAACAGTCTACTGCTGACCAACGATGATGGTTATACAGTTTTGCACCTGGCCGTGCGTAATAATCAGTTCTTGGTTGCGGAAGCGATACTAGATATAATAGATGAGCGGGAGTTGGGGGAAACAGTGTACAGGAGAACGCAGGAGGCGCAGAATGCGAATGAGAGCGATGAGAAGGCTTTCGCCAGGTACTACGATCGTGCCTGCGAAAGACTGGAGTTGAGTAAAGCCAAGTTGAAGAACCGTCGGCATAAACTGGAAGTGATCAATGCCTCCGAGGCGAAGGGTGGCAATTCGCCGCTTTTCTTTGCCGTCGAAGGGGAACAGG AACACATTTGCTATTTCCTGCTGGCACACCTGGCCGATCCGGATGTGGAGAACCTAAGCTGGCATTCCCCAAAATCGTTTCACTACGAGTACGCTCGCACGCTGCGCATCAACCTGAAGGTGGCCCGCGTCATGGAGAAAGTAGTTAGCATTTTGAACACTTGA
- the LOC108027938 gene encoding integrator complex subunit 14, with amino-acid sequence MPTLIALDASLSMLRPVPGRNEHTYQSLAIKGIQHLLDNLTTAGKLEHLGLLSYSTTAELKVDFTRDYDQIRQAVKKVEPVDKACLMSMLKAVVSIMSPWGNQNILQVVVFTDCGLGFGNTSIISFLEAYADKETEPEFNFLKTLANYNLNFICLGLHGDHYFTRGLAVYQQLLDKVSLKGQLFMTKPTKPTEAVEGNPNPNPNPSHKSELGRTTVFELIERLCESCYKSSEVTLKCGSYFRMDAPVLLWPPTAPYEQKSSVFGREPTTRHIDQRIEVCGFLALSDIGSPATLSRHWVLPKVEREKTGGSRRSGSLPPAAKPPKLNLDVSNPNYELEKLESDIRDFYAKDPKETEESGDDDVTIVLKPGPQTEQQKENLCVLLHGALKMENMAALVKVGDKWYGFIYAFTDSKKKSNLMLNILPPGTNVIPWIGDLELLGFPEDLAPGETASFPVRADRRSYSQSSVVWIRQASLQSDVQKVLRHAKKMPDKTQHFYKELNRIRRAALALGFVELLEALAMLLEKECAHLSLNGASNECTLQLQHAATELRKTSNRDIKSTIIPLQKVGASEAGSTAATAPAPAYMY; translated from the exons ATGCCCACCCTAATTGCACTGGATGCATCGCTATCGATGCTTCGTCCTGTCCCAGGACGCAATGAGCACACCTACCAATCGCTGGCCATCAAGGGCATTCAGCATTTGCTCGACAACCTGACGACGGCCGGAAAACTGGAGCACCTTGGCCTGCTCTCCTACTCCACGACCGCGGAACTGAAGGTGGACTTCACACGCGACTACGACCAGATCCGGCAGGCAGTCAAGAAAGTGGAGCCGGTGGACAAGGCCTGTCTGATGAGCATGCTCAAGGCGGTGGTGTCCATTATGTCGCCGTGGGGCAACCAAAACATCTTGCAGGTGGTCGTCTTCACGGACTGCGGTCTTGGCTTCGGCAACACCTCGATCATAAGCTTCCTGGAAGCCTACGCCGACAAGGAGACGGAGCCCGAGTTCAACTTTCTGAAAACCCTGGCCAATTACAACCTGAACTTTATCTGTTTGGGTCTGCATGGCGATCATTATTTCACTAGGGGATTGGCTGTGTACCAACAGCTACTGGACAAGGTCTCCCTAAAGG GCCAGCTGTTCATGACGAAACCAACTAAGCCCACCGAAGCCGTCGAGGGAAATCCCAATCCCAACCCCAATCCCAGCCACAAAAGCGAACTGGGCCGCACTACGGTCTTCGAACTAATCGAACGGCTGTGTGAGTCCTGCTACAAGTCATCGGAGGTGACCCTAAAGTGCGGCAGCTACTTCCGCATGGACGCGCCTGTTCTGCTCTGGCCACCCACGGCACCTTATGAGCAAAAATCTTCAGTCTTTGGCCGAGAGCCCACCACACGCCACATAGATCAACGCATTGAGGTGTGCGGGTTTCTAGCCCTGTCGGACATTGGTTCGCCGGCTACTCTTAGCCGTCATTGGGTGCTGCCGAAGGTGGAACGGGAAAAGACTGGCGGCAGCAGAAGATCTGGAAGCTTGCCGCCTGCAGCCAAGCCTCCAAAACTTAACCTAGATGTCAGTAATCCCAACTATGAGCTGGAGAAGCTGGAAAGCGATATACGTGACTTCTACGCCAAGGACCCCAAGGAGACCGAGGAGAGTGGCGACGATGATGTGACCATTGTCCTAAAGCCTGGTCCTCAGACAGAGCAGCAAAAGGAAAACCTTTGCGTCCTGCTTCACGGAGCTCTCAAAATGGAGAACATGGCCGCTTTGGTAAAAGTGGGCGACAAGTGGTATGGATTCATATATGCATTCACCGATAGCAAGAAGAAATCCAATCTGATGTTGAACATTCTGCCGCCCGGGACAAATGTTATACCCTGGATTGGAGATCTGGAACTGCTGGGATTCCCCGAGGACTTGGCCCCTGGAGAGACGGCCAGCTTTCCAGTGCGGGCCGACAGGAGATCCTATTCCCAGAGCAGTGTGGTATGGATACGACAGGCCAGCCTGCAGTCCGATGTCCAGAAGGTTTTGCGGCATGCCAAGAAGATGCCCGATAAGACGCAGCATTTCTACAAAGAACTGAATCGGATTCGACGAGCTGCCTTGGCCCTCGGATTCGTGGAGCTGCTGGAGGCCTTGGCCATGCTGCTGGAGAAGGAGTGCGCCCATCTCAGCCTGAACGGAGCCAGCAACGAGTGCACCCTGCAGCTGCAACACGCGGCCACCGAATTGCGCAAGACCTCGAATAGAGATATTAAGTCCACGATTATACCACTCCAGAAAGTGGGGGCTTCCGAAGCGGGCAGCACAGCTGCCACGGCTCCCGCCCCCGCGTACATGTATTAG
- the LOC108027892 gene encoding uncharacterized protein LOC108027892, translated as MGSPELPTDPGQDIFPTPTVEHPRGGVESEDDDDSDVYDGYQPLALDEDNDGADSEETPREREPASQNNDADIDLMTAEVTHGDPNMPPIEPADVEIERQVWSEPRPRELQMDLDKTRTEQILKAMSTITLPNITVPEWAKGVPEERWKHELLDRINNRQQPPEPSSSSAATDPQHSKAKKD; from the exons ATGGGAAGTCCGGAATTACCCACGGATCCTGGTCAGGACATATTTCCAACGCCAACGGTGGAACATCCGCGAGGAGGAGTGGAGAGCGAGGACGATGATGATTCGGATGTGTATGATGGCTATCAGCCCCTCGCCTTAGATGAGGATAACGATGGTGCAGATTCCGAGGAGACGCCCAGGGAACGGGAGCCCGCATCTCAAAACAATGATGCGGATATTGATTTGATGACAGCTGAGGTCACTCACGGTGACCCCAACATGCCACCGATTGAGCCCGCTGATGTGGAAATCGAGAGGCAGGTTTGGAGTGAGCCCAGGCCTAGGGAACTCCAAATGGATCTGGACAAAACGCGAACAGAACAG ATCCTCAAAGCCATGTCCACAATAACCTTGCCCAACATCACAGTGCCAGAATGGGCCAAAGGCGTGCCCGAGGAGCGATGGAAGCATGAACTCCTGGACCGGATCAACAACCGACAGCAGCCACCAGAACCCTCATCGTCGTCGGCGGCGACGGATCCCCAGCATTCCAAGGCTAAGAAAGATTAG
- the LOC108027944 gene encoding zinc finger matrin-type protein 5, which produces MGGKSYYCDYCCCFMKNDLNVRKLHNGGISHTIAKTNYMRRYEDPKKILDEERKKTPCKRYFGGYCKFEMYCKYCHYSAKDFQELEKLVLAKKKAKSGKRKKSTKWPWKMHTQRGLPLSLQPIQLARLKQTNFELSWG; this is translated from the exons ATGGGTGGAAAAAGTTATTATTGCGACTACTGTTGTTGTTTTATGAAAAACGATTTAAATGTGCGCAAATTGCACAATGGCGGCATTTCTCACACAATTGCCAAGACCAACTATATGAGACGTTATGAGG aTCCCAAAAAGATTTTGGACGAAGAACGCAAGAAAACTCCTTGCAAGCGTTACTTTGGAGGCTACTGCAAATTTGAAATGTATTGTAAATATTGTCACTATAGTGCAAAGGATTTTCAGGAGCTGGAAAAACTag TTCTTGCCAAGAAGAAGGCCAAATCCGGAAAGAGAAAGAAATCCACAAAATGGCCCTGGAAAATGCATACGCAAAGGGGACTGCCTCTATCGTTACAACCCATTCAGTTGGCCAGGCTCAAGCAAACCAATTTTGAACTTAGCTGGGGCTAA